DNA sequence from the Liolophura sinensis isolate JHLJ2023 chromosome 1, CUHK_Ljap_v2, whole genome shotgun sequence genome:
TGTTACACTGACTATGATATGACACTAATAGTGTTTCTGTTACACTGACTATGATATGACACTAATAGTGTTTCTGTTATATTGACTATGATATGAGACTAATAGTGTTTCTGACTATGACACGTGGTTCTTAGTGTTTCTGTTACCCTGACAATGATATGACACTAATAGTGTTTCTGTTACACTGACTATGATATGAGGCTAGTAGTGTTTCTGTTACCCTGATAATGATATGGCGCCAATGAATCCAGCTTGTCTCCGCCGTATTGTTACAAATGATCCACTTTTATTGTATTTGACTGACTTGTCCTTTTGTCTGTCTGCAGGTCCTCCCGCCGCACCTGGTAATGTTAGAGTTGTAAGAGTGTCTCCTGACTCAGTAACACTGGCTATCAGCCCACCAGAGGAAGACAACAGGCCGCCTGTACTAGAATATCACGTGGCATATATTTCTATGCAAAATTTCGAGCAAACCAGAAGAAGCGTTGAAGCAAAACACGGTAAGTAACTTTGATTTTCACATAGTTCTAAGAATTACCGAAGAAACATTTACTCATCTAGATGCAAAAACTATagtatcatattttatacaagAGGCAGGTAGCCATAGTAAAGCGATAATACTTCACATTCCATCGTTCTATGGTGTCCTGTTGCGACAGGTGAAAGGTGTTTTAGGCATGAAAGTGCACAGAAACTACGTATGGTGTGATGCCTGGTGTCTTGGTTGGTTTTGGCCCCACACTGGTTCATTTATGtcttgtgtctggtgtctgttgTTAGTTGTGCTCTTCATTGGATAACAGGTACGATATCACGTCTAATGTCTCTTGTGTTATTTATCGGGTAACGGGGTAACGTATCATGTCTAATGGTTGTTATGTTATTCATATGGTAAAGGGCGAGGTATCATGTCTAATGGTTGTTGTGTTATTCATCGGGTAATGGGTAATAATCATGTCTAATGGTTGTTGTGCTTTTCATCGGGTAACGGGTAAGGTAGCATGTCTGATGTCTGTTGTGCTTTTCATCGGGTAATGGGTAATAATCATGTCTAATGGTTGTTGTGCTTTTCATCGGGTAACGGGTAAGGTAGCATGTCTGATGTCTGTTGTGCTTTTCATCGGGTAACGGGTAAGGTATCATGTCTAATGGTTGTTGTGTTACTCGTCGGGTAATGGGTAAGGTATCATGTCTTATGGTTGTTGTACTATTCATTGGGTAACGGGTAAGGTATCATGTCTAATGGCTGTTGTACTATTCATTGGGTAACGGGTAAGGTATCATGTCTAATGTCTGTTGTGTTATTCATCAGAGAACGGGTAAGGTATCATGTCTAATGGTTCTTATGTTATTCATCGGGTAACAGGAGGTATCATGTCAGATGTGTTTTGCGTTATTCATCGGAAAACTGGTGAGGTATCATGTCTAATGGTTGTTGTGTTATTCATCAGAGAACGGGTAAGGTACCATGTCTAATGTCTGTTGTGCTTTTCATCGGGTAACGGGTAAGGTATCATGTCTAATGTCTGTTGTGTTATTCATCAGAGAACGGGTAAGGTATCATGTCTAATGGTTCTTATGTTATTCATCGGGTAACAGGAGGTATCATGTCAGATGTCTGTTGTTTTATTCATGCATTGTTATTCATTAGGCATTATTATGTTTAATGTTTGTTGAGTTATTCATCGGAAAACGGGTAATGTTTCATGTCTAATGTTTGTTGTGTTATTCATCGGGTAACATGTAAGGTATCATGCCTAATGGTTGTTGTGTTATTCATCGAGTAACGGGTAAGGTagcatgtctgatgtcttttgTGATATTCATCGGGTATCGGGTAAGgtatcatgtctagtgtctgttgttttatttatcggGTAACGGGTAAGGTATCATGTATAATGGTTGTTGTGTTAGACTTCGTAGAACGGGTAAGGTATCATGTCCAGTGTTTGTTGTGTTAGACTTCGTAGAACGAGTAAGGTGTTATGTCGGGTGTCTGTTTTGTCAGGAAACCTAGAGAGGGTAAGGTATCATGTCGGGTGTTTGTTTGGTGAGGTAACCTAGAGCGGGTAAGGTATCATGTCGGGTGTCTATTTTGTCAGGCAACCTAGAGCGGGTAAGGTATCATGTCAGGTGTTTGTTTGGTCAGACAACCTAGAGCGGGTAAGATATCATGTTAGGTGTCTGTTTGGTCAGGCAACCTAGAGCGGGTAAGGtatcatgtcaggtgtctgtTTGGTCAGGCAACCTAGAACGGGTAAGGTATCAtgtcaggtgttttttttttggtcaggCAACCTAGAGCGGGTAAGGtatcatgtcaggtgtctgtTTGGTCAGGCAACCTAGAACGGGTAAGGTATCATGTAGGGTGTCTGTTTGGTCAGGTAACCTAGAGCGGATAAGGTATCATGTCGGGTGTTTGTTTGGTCAGGCAACCTAGAACGGGTAAAGCATCAGACTTAAACCATCATCCACAGCTTCCTAACCGATTGGCAAAGCCTGTAGCTaattaaaattgttttgagTTCAAATCAAGGTTTGATGACAGTAGTCGgtgtcgtataagagaaatattgatGGCAGTAGATAGACTGAGGCTCAATATCAGGTTTTGGGGCAGTTCTAATGTGAGTAAGTATGGTTTGTTTATCAGAATTAACACTAAATGCAATGTTTGTTCTTTACCACTTGTCTTGTTTTTGCTTTCAGACGAGGACGTCTTGGTGGAGCTAGTAGATCTTACTTCCCAAACAACCTACAGAGTTCGTATTTACGCCAAGAATATCGTCGACTTCGGCTCGTTTAAGGAACTATATATCTCCACTTCTTAATTATGACAGGACTAAGTAAGTAACAAGTCAGGTCAtcaacaagttttattttttcctcaTTACAATCAAACATTCTGCAAGTATCACATAAAGGTAGatcgatttttttctttcatgtgataaaataaagaaaatacaagAATAGTATTGATTAAAAGAGTTTGTTCATTTCTGATGCAGTGTAATCCACAGCACAGCGGTACCTTTGATTTACCACCTTGCGGGCAGTGCCTTGATTTAAACACGCCCTTAACTGTTATGTCATTACAAAGGTTGTACCTGTAatatcacatacacatgcaaGGGCAGAAACGTGTGTAAGTGCGAAACCAAAACCCTTAAATCGACTATATCTATTACCAGTACAGAAAAATTTTTCCATTATTGTTTGATTCCGATTGCTCAACCTACCTAGAGCCTTGGTAACGATAAGCTATCTATGGTACTGGTGGGGCTGTTGGCGCAATCTAATGCTCGTATAGACTACTTGTGCTCCACCAATATGGGGTATATATCTACACACGTGAGCTCCACCCATATGGTATGTAAATCTACACATCATACGTGCAGCATACGTGTAGTAATGGCCTTTCTAAGCACGGCATTACAACAACAATCCATGAAGCAGCCAACTTAACTGAAGTGAGGCGAAGGGATGCACGCTTCAGTAGGTTTTCATTCCATTTCCGGTGAAAgcatttgtgacgtcatgacgttacagaaaaattaaacatttgtaacCCATGTGTGAGATATCCaattgacctatttgcaacaatactggatatgattggtcagttgcgtgttcttgattgacagttcggaaggTTCTATGGAAAAGCAAATGTTTTTCTCATGGAGTTTATATAGACTGTCCTAATCACTAAAAGTCTTGTTCGTCCTGTTTGCGGACCTCTTTGCTTCATTGTGGTCGCGTAGTCGGTATCACAACCTGTCCAAAGCGGTCCGTGTCCATGTCATCAGCCAATGCGCGTCCATATCCACTGCTGACGTGACGACGTGACGTCACAGTCCACCATTTCCAGAGCAGATCCAAGTTTGGCGTCAGATGGAGCAGACAAACATTTCCGTGAGGTCACGTGTTGGAGTGTGTTTGCCTACAACATGCGCAAAGTGCATTTTGGCATATTTAGACGTTTAGCCACGGTGAAGTATGAGCTTTAATTAAAGCACCCATAAATTAAATATCCTGACATTAAAACTGTCCAGAAAGGTTTAATGTCACTGTTAAATGCGTTTTATGGATTCAGCATACCTCTAAATGTGATGTGGACATCATATGAGATTGTGATAGAGAATCAACTTACTTGTGTGTAATTCCATTTCTGACTGGACTTCGGTCCATTGTTACCACAGACCATAGTGACAACTTGACCGTCGCTCTTCACGTCAAAACACTGGTACTGGTGACGAAGCTCGTCTTCGTCAGACAAATCCCAATCCTGTAAAAGACACGTGACCTTCAGCATGCCTAGTTCGATTAAAATgattcattattttttgttcactGATTTCTGGTATGGTTGATTTTTGTCTATCGCTGATCTAGGCCAAACATTAGTCAGCCAATTCACACCACGTGTTACTACACAAACACGGAAACAACATGGTAATGTACATATGTCTCAGCTAATGACAGTGCCGTCCCTGCACACAGTATTAGTAAAGCTACATATCATTATCCAAGATACATAAGTACATAAACATGTAGTAGGCATGCAGGTCTACGTCACATATATGTCCCTTCagcatgtaaatataatattaacATAAACAGAGAATGTTCGTTGTTAGTGAACATAAATGGTGAATGCGTATCTAGTAGCACacacaaatttatttctttgattggtgttttacgttgtactcaggaatatttcacttatacgacggcggcgagcgttatggtgggaggaaaccggccagaatatggtgggaggaaaccggacagaaccctggggaaacccacaaccatctgcaggttgctgctagacctttcCCCGTATGCTCggagagccagcatgagctggacttgaactcacagcgaccgcattggtaagaggctcctgggtcattacgctgcacaagcgcgctaaccaactgagccacgaaggcccctgcGCACACAAACTGCTAGATATGAAATGTACACAGGTCTGTGGGCGAACTTACAAATCCAAATCCCCGTTGGCATCTCATGAGCTGCGGAGTGTACTCTCTCTCACCATGATGAACACTTGTAATGCACAGATTCAGTGCGCCGTTCTTGATCTGCattatgaacagttacaaaacAATGCTAAAATGGATCCATGAAAAACGTAATATTACCACTCTGAACAACTCTGAACACAGGAAATTGAACAGGTGATTACCCCTGAACACAGGAAATTGAGACGGTGTTTACCCACGAACACTGCAAATTGGGACGGTCTTTACCCATGAACACAGGAAATTGGGACGGTGATTACCGCTGAACACAAGAAATTGGGACGGTGCTTACCTCTGAACACAGGAAATTGGGACCGTGCTTACCCCTGAACACGGGAAAATTGGGGCGGTGATTACCCTTGGACACAGGAAATTGGAACGTTGATAAACCCGAACACGGGTAATTGGGACGGTCTTTACCCATGAACACAGGAAATTGGGACGGTGGTTACCGCTGGACACAGGAAATTGGGACGGTGCTTACCCCTGAACACAGGAAATTGGGACGGTGCTTACCCCTGAACACGGGAAAATTGGGACGGTGATTACCCATGAACACAGGAAATTGGGACGGTGCTTACCCCTGAACACGGGAAAATTGGGACGGTGATTACCCCTGAACACGGGAAAATTGGGACGGTGATTACCCATGAACACAGGAAATTGGGACGGTGCTTACCCCTGAACACGGGAAAATTGGGACGGTGATTACCCCTGAACACGGGAAAATTGGGACGGTGATTACCCTTGAACACAGGAAATTGGGACGGTGTTTACCCATGACCACAGGGAATTGAGACGGTGTTTACCCATGGACACAGGAAATTGAGACGGAGATTGCCCGTGAACACAGGAAATTTGGACGGTGCTTACCCCGAACACAGGAAATTGGGACGGTGTTTACCCATGACCACAGGGAATTGAGACGGTGTTTACCCATGGACACAGGAAATTGAGACGGAGATTGCCCGTGAACACAGGAAATTTGGACGGTGTTTACCCATGAACACAGGGAATTGAGACGGTATTTACCCCGAACACAGGAAATTGGGACGGTACTTACCCCTGAACACAGGAAATTGGGACGGTACTTACCCCTGAACACAGGAAATTGTGACGGTGATTACCCCGAATACAGGAATTTGAGACGGTATTTACCCCGAACACAGGAAATTGGGACGGTGCTTACCTCTGAACACAGGAAATTGGGACGGTGTTTACCCTTGAATACAGGAAATTGGTACGGTGTTTACCCCTGAACACAGGAAATTGGGACGGTGTTTACCCCTGAACACAGGAAATTGGGACGGTGCTTACCCCTAAACACAGGAAATTGGTACGGTGCTTACCCCTAAACAGAGGAAATTGGTACGGTGGTTACCCCTGAACACAGGAAATTGAGACGGTGATTACCCCGAACACAGGGAATTGAGACGGTGATTACCCCGAACACAGGAAATTGGGACGGTACTTACCCCTGAACACAGGAAATTGGGACGGTACTTACCCCTGAACACAGGAAATTGTGACGGTGATTACCCCGAATACAGGAATTTGAGACGGTATTTACCCCGAACACAGGAAATTGGGACGGTGCTTACCCCTGAACACAGGAAATTGGGACGGTGTTTACCCTTGAATACAGGAAATTGGTACGGTGTTTACCCCTGAACACAGGAAATTGGGACGGTGTTTTACCCCTGAACACAGGAAATTGGGACGGTGCTTACCCCTAAACACAGGAAATTGGTACGGTGCTTACCCCTAAACAGAGGAAATTGGTACGGTGTTTACCCCTGAACACAGGAAATTGAGACGGTGATTACCCCGAACACAGGAAATTGAGACGGTGATTACCCCTGAACACAGGAAATTGGGACGGTGATTACCGTTTTTTGAACACGttttttgaatttgaaaaatgtttttgaacacAGCGTTGCAAATCGCATTGTCTTACCCATGTACATGGTGCATTTGGTATTCACTTTAAAATCTGCTGTAACTGGCGACTGGACAATATGTTATTGACAGGTTAAATACTTACCGACCCTTTCGCCTTGCGATTTTTGGGTATATACATGCGCACAAATTGTGCGATGTTATCTAGATACCAGGAAAAACTTTTACACCCTAATCTTTCACGTATAGCTCTGCGGTCTGAAACATCTCCACCAACCTGGGGTAGAAAAACAGGGACATAATAGCAATAAATGAGTAAGCTAATCAAGTTAGACACAGCAAACAACAGGATATTGTCCTGCAGGATATTTTGAAACTCGGGTGTTTCTCACCAATATTATTCTCTCCTGTAACCAACTAGATATTGACCAATAGCATGTAGCAAGAACAAATGAATGGCAATATTTCTAACACAGTATGGTAAGTGCCACCAAGTGTTGATGAACAAAATGACTTCAACGACTTCTCCATTAGCGGTACTCGAGTAGTTACCCCTGACCAGCCGGTCCTCTCCTTGTGTATGGCCCCGTATTCGTCCATCCAAGTCTCGGCCACACGGTAGTTGTTCGTCATGAGAGCTGACCAGTTCCTCCACTTAACATTCCTGTAGACATGGCCGGCGTGAGAGCAGGGAGGCATCTCTATACGACCGCCACACATCCATACCTGCCAAAGCACCGTACTGATTGCATACTctacacacaaaataaagtGTTAAATCGGCAGGAGACAATGTTTTCCAGATGACGAGACAGACTACTTTGTTTTCCAGGTAACAAGACAGAATATATTATGTTATTGCTATACACCTGTGTGTAATATGAAAGATTTGTTATGTTATGCCATGGAATACTTTTGTTCGTGTAACAAAGTATTGTGCTTCCCATAACATAATATTACGTGCAGTGATACAATCttttctatcatcactcagaaaaAACCCGATGGAACGTGAACGtttgaaaatttcagttttcaaagCTTATTTGTATATGTGCAGTTCGGCTTGTAATGGACCTCCTCGCTAGCTGTTTGAAACTAGCAACATTTATTGAAATAAAGTTACCCTATTGAAATAAACGGCATAACACTTTGTACCACATTCAGGTCGGCACAACACTTAGTACCACATTCACAAAGACATAACACTTAAAACCACATTTACAAAGGCACAAAACTTAGTACTACATTCACAAAGACACAAAACATAGTACCAAATTCACAAAAGCACAACAATTAGTACCACATTCACAAAGACACAACACTTAGTACCACATTCAGGTCGGCACAACACTTAGCACCACATTCACAAAGGCACAACAATTAGTAACACATTTACAACGGCACAACACTTAGTACCACATTCACAACGGCACAACACTTAGTAAAAACCTCCACAAGGCACAGCACTTAATACCACATTCATATAGGCACAACACTTAGTACCACATTCACATAGGCACAACACTAGTACCACCTCCACAAGGCACAACACTTAGTACCACCTCCACAAGGCACAACACTTAATACCACATTTCACATAGGCACAACACTTTAGTACCACATTCACAAAGACACAACACATAGTACCACATTCACAAAGACACAACACTTAGTACCACACTCAGGTCCGCACAACACTTAGTACCACATTCACAAAGGCACAACACTTAGTACCACATTCACAACGGCACAACACTTAGTACCACATTCACAAAGACACAACACTTAGTACCACATTCAGGCCGGCACAACACTTAATACCACATTCACATAGGCACAACACTTAATACCACATTCACAACGGCAGAACACTTAGTATCACATCCACAAAGGCACAAAACTTGGTACCACATTCACAAAGACACAACACTTAGTACCACACTCACAAACGGCACAACACTTAATACCACATTCACAACGGCAGAACACTAGTATCACATCCACAAATGCACAACACTTAATACCACATTCACAAAGACACAACACTTAGTACCACCTCCATAAGGCACAACGCTTAATACCACATTCACAACGGGCACACACTTAGTACCACATTCAGGTCGGCACAACACTTAGTACCACATCCACAAGGGCACAACACTTAGTACCACATCCACAAAGGCACAACACTTAGTACCACATCCACAAGCGCACAACACTTAGTACCACATCCACAAGGCACAACACTTAATGCCACATTCACATAGGCACAACACTTAGTACCACATTCAGGTCGGCACAACACTTAGTACCACATTCACAAAGACCCAACACTTAGTACCACATCCACAAGGGCACAATACTTAGTACCACATCCACAAGGGCACAATACTTAGTACCACATCCACAAGGCACAACACTTAGTACCACATTCACAAGGCACAACACTTAGTACCACATCCACAAAGGCACAACACAGTTGGATCATTGTGTCGGTCAGGAGAAATCTTACACAGCAATCACCGTGGAACATGATCCCTAAGATTGCTACACTATCCTCTTTCACATTACCCTTTCGTTCGCTTGAACAACATATCTCACCTTAAATGATAGCTCAAATTGTTCCGCTCCCCAGACGTTCATGCCAGGATCAAATCCTCCAAGCTCCAAAAAGAAGTCCCTCCGCATGACAAACATCCATCCCTGTATTGTTGGTGATCTTCATATAGAAAATACCGAGTTCCGCACATTAGAGTGAGCACATCTCCACTAGAACTTCACAGTGATGTCAGACATTCACATGATGTATTcttctacccccccccccccccccccgaaacaAACCACAACCACTCCCTCAACCACCTCCTACACCCACccacaaaaaagaaatgcatgtaGGTGACACTTGGTGGTGACAGAATATGATAAGACCAATGTCTACTTGTGATCAGATGTCATGGCGTACAAAGCTTCTGTGACTTACATTATACATTATGCCTACTGACATTCGGACTTTCTCCTTGTGTCCCTTGCCTAAAAATGACGttgtatcatttatttcattgcataaTTACGCAATACTCATGAATGTCTAACTTCTTGGACGGCGGCCTACATTATGATGGAATGGAGCAGGGccaaaacccacgatcatcagtAGGCTGTTGACAGACCTCTCTACCTATGTAAGAAGTTAAATTACATCCTAGATTTAGCAGATTTGTCATGTGAAAATTTACGTATGTGGTTCTTCTATTTTGGCACCTGACATATTACCTTTTTAACACACCAAATTACTGTATGGAGACGCTAGTTAAACGTCAGTACTAATTTGGGTGAGGTAAAATTATAGATGAATAGTCAGGGCACTCTGGTTacctagtatttatttatttgactgcagtttatgacctacatgtactacaagaatatttcacttatatgacggtggccagcattatggtgggaggaaaccgggcagagcccgtcggaacccacgaccatccgcaggttgctggaacaccttcccatgtataaGTTGTATGATCATGAGGAAACAATACTGAGCCCTATGACCCCGTGTATAGAACCGAGGTTTTCCTCTAACTTCTTTGACAACATGTCTCATGACCAAGATGACAAGAGTCATCATATAATACAGGTATACAGGTCCTGTGTGTTTACTTACAACACGGGATCTGTGCGCCGCACCCGTTTAGCTTCATACTCGGTCGTCAGCTCGGAAAATACCATATTGAGGTAAAAGTCGAAATTTGGAACTAGGAATGTTCGATCCAGATCTCCTGCTGAATAGTGGAAGTTGTCTCTGTTGATCGTATCAACCCGCGAAAAGGTCATGACCTTGTTGTTCAGATAGATTGGGTGCAGTAGTGGCTCCAGCCAGCCTGGCAAATACAAAAACGGAGTAAGTTGGAAGTTTGTTCATGGCCTCTGTCTAAGACACAGCTAGGGAACCAGTTCATAAGTGACTAGTGGTGTATGTGTGGGTGACACCTGCTGTAGATAGCAATATCGTCCTCGTGGGCAGGGTTACATCGTAGAGGCATACCGCTCTTTGGCGTGCAGAAGATTATGCCGGCGGGGAATTCTCGTATAATCAGGAATATCTGGAGTATTCCTACAGACGGTACATTTAACTTACCTTCGGCAACTTCCACATGCGAATCCATAACGGCGATGACGTCATAGCGCGCGTGCTCAATACCGGCTTGTCTAGCCATCATAAGTCCTAAGGGCTTGGTAAGTCGTAAGAGGTAGACTGTAGGCAGCTGTTCCACGTACAAGTCCAGTTTCTGCTTCAGATGGGCTATAGCCAGTGGAAAATATCAGGGCGGATAAATTGAACCGTTAAAAGAAGAAAACTATCTGACTAAATTTCGGAATATGCAGAGTCACAAAAACCTATCTTCATGTTCTCTAAACTGATAACTATGCATCATAAATGCAACTACACTCATTGTGGTTATTGAAGTGTTAACTAACATTTTCTCACTCATTGAAATGGCTAAGCGCAAAATACAATTTAAATAACCTTTGTAACTGGGCTAATTGGAATGATTGGAGAGCTAGATTTAACTATGGCATGTGATTACACGTCACCATTAAAACTGAAACGCTGTACCGAACAATAATAATGTTGAACCCAACATTCTGGCAGGGTTGTGGGAGGGACAGGGTTGTGGGAGGGGCAGCGTATAGGCCTGGCAGGGTTGTGGGAGGGGCAGCGTATAGGCCTGGCAGGATTGTGGGAGGGGCAGCGTATAGGCCTGGCAGGGTTGTGGATGGGGCAGCTTATAGGCTTGGCAGGGTTGTGGGAGGGACAGGGTTGTGGGAGGGGCAGTGTATAGGCCTGGCAGGATTGTGGGAGGGGCAGCGTATAGGCCTGGCAGGGTTGTGGATGGGGCAGCTTATAGGCTTGGCAGGGTTGTGGGAGGGACAGGGTTGTGGGAGGGGCAGTGTATAGGCCTGGCAGGATTGTGGGAGGGGCAGCGTATAGGCCTGGCAGGATTGTGGGAGGGGCAGCGTATAGGCCTGGCAAGGTTGTGGGAGGGGCAGCATATAGGCCTGGCAAGGTTGCGGGAGGGGCAGTGTATAGGCCTAGCAGGGTTGTGGGAGGGGCAGCACATAGGCCTGGCAGGATTGTGGGAGGGGCAGCGTATAGGCTTGGCAGTGTTGTGGGAGGGGCAGCATATAGACCTGGCAGGGTTGTGGGAGGGACAGGGTTGTGGTAGGGGCAGGGTATAGGCCTGGCAGGGTTGTGGGAGGGGC
Encoded proteins:
- the LOC135465849 gene encoding polypeptide N-acetylgalactosaminyltransferase 5-like → MTRVFRSYRPDVWILVFVIFVSVESFLMFYSKLSRCNSVTDKAQLVSTSKELEGIRQFKSMVESGQMLENASQEVYGPGEYGRAFQIETDDLGPMDSIKYKAGYDEHGFNEYASELISLHRKLPAFLQDSRCKAIQYPNDLPTVSVIIPFRDEAWSTLLRTVHSVLDRSSPRHLKEIILVDDNSTLPHLKQKLDLYVEQLPTVYLLRLTKPLGLMMARQAGIEHARYDVIAVMDSHVEVAEGWLEPLLHPIYLNNKVMTFSRVDTINRDNFHYSAGDLDRTFLVPNFDFYLNMVFSELTTEYEAKRVRRTDPVLSPTIQGWMFVMRRDFFLELGGFDPGMNVWGAEQFELSFKVWMCGGRIEMPPCSHAGHVYRNVKWRNWSALMTNNYRVAETWMDEYGAIHKERTGWSGVGGDVSDRRAIRERLGCKSFSWYLDNIAQFVRMYIPKNRKAKGSIKNGALNLCITSVHHGEREYTPQLMRCQRGFGFDWDLSDEDELRHQYQCFDVKSDGQVVTMVCGNNGPKSSQKWNYTQANTLQHVTSRKCLSAPSDAKLGSALEMVDCDVTSSRQQWIWTRIG